CGTGTTCCAGAGGATCACGTCTTCGGCGAGGCGCGACAGGTCGACGCCGATCATCGCGGTGATGAAGGCGAACTCGGCCACGACGTCGCGCGAGGCGGTGCCGTCGAGCGAGTTCTCGGCCGGACGCGCGAGGCCGAGGCGATCGGCCACGAGCTGCGGGTCGAGGCCCAGCGTGGCTCCGGCGAGCGCTCCCCCGCCGTACGGCGAGACCGAGGCGCGCACCGACCAGTCGCGCAGGCGTTCGATGCCGCGCGTGAAGGCCCAGCCGTAGGCCTGGAGGTGGTGGGCGAGGAGGACGGGCTGCGCGTGCTGCAGGTGCGTGCGGCCCGGCATGATCGCCCCGGCGTGGGCGTCGGCCTGCGCGACGAGGGCGTCGATCAGGCGCAGCACCTCGCGGGTCAGGGTGCGGGCGTGATCGAGCAGGTACAGACGAACAAGGGTCGCGATCTGGTCGTTGCGGCTGCGGCCGGCGCGGAGCTTGCCGCCGAGAGCGGGGCCGACCGTCTCGATGAGCACGCGCTCCAGCGCGCCGTGCACGTCCTCGTCGCCCGGGGCGGCGACGAGGGAGCCGTCCTTCACCCTCTCGGCGAGCTCGTCGAGACCGGCGTGCATGGCCGCGGCCTCCTCGGCGTCGAGGTAGCCGGCGGCCTCGAGAGCCGCGGCGTGCGCGTGCGAACCGGCGATGTCGTAGAGAGCCAGGTCCCAGTCGAAGTGCGTCGAACGGCTCAGCGCCGCCAGTTCGGGAGAGGGTCCACCCGAGAAGCGGGCGCCCCACAGGGCTCCCTCGTTCGTCGCCTGGCCGGTCTCGCTGCTCATACCCTCCAGCCTACCGAGGGCCGCCGACGCCGCCGTGACGCGGGTCGCGCTGCGGGAGGGGGCGCGCCGCCGCGCCGCCGCCGAATGCCCCGAGCCGGCCCACTGCGCGTGCCGCGCTCCGGAACAATCACCGATTCCCGCCCCCTCGGAGCCGAAAAACCGGCCGAACCCCCACATCCTCCGGAGTGTGGCGCGGCCCACGGCGCACGGCACGCCCCCACGGACACCCGGCAGCACGACACCCCGCATCGCCGCCCCGCCCGGCGAGCCCGCGCCGTCAGCGCACGGGCGAGGTCCCGGCATCCCGCCCGACGACGACACGCACGACCGCGTCGATCGCCGTCTCGAGCGGCCCACGGCCGACCGTCAGCACCCACACGGTGCATCCGACGACGAGACCGAGCGTGAGGGGCCCGAAGAGGTCGAGCGCGCGGATCCCCCACAGATCCGAGGTGTCGCCCAGCACCGCCAGCGCCACGACCGCCCAGACGAGCAGCTGCACGACGTACGCCGTGAGCGGCATCGAACCGACCGCGCGGAGCGGAACCGCGAGCCAGCGCAGCGGCGTGCGGCACAGCAGCAGGCACAGACCGATCACCGCGATCGCGAAGCCGCCCGAACCGATGACCTCTCCGAGCCCCGACGAGTGGGCCTCGGCGGTCAGGACGGCCGCGAGGTACGGGTTCCGGGTCGTCAGCGGCACCGTCGCGAGCGCGAGGCCGTAGCCCGCGAGCGCGAGGGCGGACCCGGCCAAGACGATCAGCGCCTGCTCGGGCAGCAGGCGCAGGTCGAGGCGCCCCAGCCCCATCCCGGCGAGCAGGAACGCGATCCACACGGTGAAGGGGTAGTGCCAGCCCAGCGCGGAGGCGAGTTCGTCACCCCCGCGACCCGACCAGATCGGCGCCGCGTCGAGAACGGGCTGGATCCACGGCATCACGAGAGCCAGTGCCCCGGCCGTGAGGAAGAGACTGCGCGGCCGCATTCCGAGGAACGGCAGCGACAGCGCGAAGAGCAGCGCGTAGGCGGGCAGGATCACGTAGACCGGCACCCCGGTGAGCACGAGCAGGATGCCGATGGCCCAGAGCAGCCCTCCGCGCAGAGCCAGTCGCGCGGAGGCGCGTGCGCGGCGAGATCCCTCGATCGGCCGGGTGCCGCCGGTGACGAGGGAGATCGACACGCCCGCGAGCACCGCGAACAGGATCGACGACCGCCCGTTCACCACGTCGAGCCACGAGGACGGGTCACGCGGGACGAAGTCCTCGATGTCGAGCAGGTGCGCGGCCAGCATGCCCAGGACCGCGAGGCCCCGGGCGAGGTCGACGCCGGCCAGCCGGCCCGGGCCGTCGAAACGGGCCCAGAGCCGACGGGGCCGGGAGGTCAGTTCTGGCGCAGAAGCCACACCAGCAGCGCCTTCTGGGCGTGGAGTCGGTTCTCGGCCTCGTCCCACACGACGCTCTGGGGGCCATCGATGACCTCGGCATCGACCTCGTACCCGCGGTCGGCGGGCAGGCAGTGGATGAAGATCGCGTCGTCGTCGGCCCGGGTCATGAGCTCGCTCGTGACCTTGAAGCCGCCCAGGTCGCGGATGCGCGCGAGCTTCTCCTCCTCTTTGCCCATCGAGACCCAGGTGTCGGTCACGATGACGTCGGCTCCGGATGCCGCGGCCTCGGGGTCGGCGCTGAGGGTGATCGACCCACCGGTCTCGGCGGCGATCCGCTCGGCATCCGCGATCACGTCGGCGCGCGGTGCGTAGTCCGCGGGGGCGGCGACGCGCACGTGCATCCCCGCGGTGACCCCGGCGAGCACGTAGGAGTGGGCCATGTTGCTCTGCCCGTCGCCGAAGAACGACAGGGTCAGACCCTTCAGCTCGCCCTTGTGCTCGCGGATCGTGAGGAGGTCGGCGAGGAGCTGGCACGGGTGGAAGTCGTCGCTGAGCGCGTTGACGACCGGCACGCGCGTTCCCCGCGCCATTTCCTCGAGGCCCGCCTGCGCGTAGGTGCGCCACACGATCGCGGCGACCTGGCGCTCGAGCACCCGTGCGGTGTCGGAGGGGGTCTCCTTGCCGCCCAGCTGGCTGTTCGCCGTCGAGATGATGAGCGGCGAGCCACCGAGGTCGGCGATACCGACCGCGAACGAAACGCGCGTGCGGGTCGATGACTTGTCGAAGATCACCGCGACGGTCTGCGGACCGGCGAGCGGCTTCTGCGCCCAGCGGTCCTTCTTCAGCTCGATCGCGAGGTCGAGGATCTCGGCCTGCTCGGCCGGGGACAGGTCGTCGTCACGCAGCAGGTGGCGGGTCACGCGGGGGCTCCTTCGAGGATCAGGGCATCGGAGACGGTGGCGAGGGCTGCGCCGAACAGGTCGAGGAACGCCGAGATCTCGGCATCCCCGATCGTGAGGGGCGGAGCGATGCGGATCGTGTCGTCGTTGGCGGCGTTGACGATCAGCCCGTGCTGCTGGGCGGCGGCGACCACGGCCTTCGCGACGGGGCTCGTGAGCCCGATCCCGAGCAGCAGGCCACGGCCCCGGACACCGGCGACGAGCGGCGAGCCGAGGGCCGCGATGCCGTCGCGCAGCTCGGTCTCGCGGCGGGCGGCGTTCTCGACGAGACCGGATGCCTCGATCTCCTGCAGCACCGCCCCCCCGACCGCGGTGCCCAGGGCGTTGCCGCCGAAGGTCGAGCCGTGGGTGCCGGGGAAGAACAGGTCGCTCGCGGCGCCGAAGGTGATGAGCGCCCCGATCGGGAAGCCCCCGCCGATGCCCTTGGCCACCGTGATGGCGTCGGGGACGATGCCGGCGTGCTGGAACCCGAACCACGCGCCGGTGCGACCCGCACCCGTCTGGATCTCGTCGATGATGAGCAGGGCGCCGTGGCGCGCGGTGATCTCCCGCGCGGCCTGGAGGTAGCCCTCGGGCAGCTCGACGACGCCGGCCTCGCCCTGGATGGGCTCGACGAGGAGCGCCGCGACCCGGTCGTCGACCGCGGCCTCGAGGGCCTCGATCGTGGCGTCGATGTGCTCGACGCCCGGGACCATCGGCAGGAAGTCGGCTTGGAGCGCGGGCTTGCCGGTCAGGGCAAGAGAGCCCATCGTGCGGCCGTGGAACCCGCCCTTGAGCGTCAGGATGCGCGTGCGGTCGGTGCCGCGGCCGTGCAGGCGGGCGAGCTTGAACGCCGCTTCGTTGGCCTCGGCGCCGGAGTTGCCGAAGTAGACCCGGCCCGACTCCCCCGTGCCCGCGAGGCGCTTGAGCCGCGCGGCGAGCGCGAGCTGCGGAGGGGTGGCGAAGTAGTTCGACACGTGCGCCAGCGTCGAGGCCTGCGCGGTGATCGCCTCGACGAAGGTCGGGTGGGCGTGGCCGAGCGCGTTCACGGCGATGCCGGCGAGGAAGTCGAGGTACTTCGTGCCGTCCGCGTCCCAGACGTACGCGCCCTCACCGCGGACGAACAGCGCCATGCGGTCGCCGAAGCTCCGGACGAGGTCGCGTCCGGCGTCTTCCTGCCATTTCGTGTCCGCGGTCATGCGACCACCTCCGTTCCGATTCCCTTGTTGGTGAAGAGTTCGACGAGTACCGAGTGCGGCACGCGTCCGTCGATGATGGCCGCGGTCGGCACGCCCCCGTCGACGGCGTCGAGGCACGCCTGCATCTTCGGGATCATGCCCGACTCGAGCGTCGGCACCATCGCACGCAGCTCCGTCGAGGTCAGGTGCGACACGAGCGAGTCGCGGTTGGGCCAATCGGCGTAGAGGCCGGGCACGTCGGTCAGGACGACGAGCTTCTTCGCGTTCAGGGCCACCGCGAGCGCCGCCGCCGCGGCATCCGCGTTGACGTTCAGCGAGTTCCCGGGGTGATCGAGGTCGGGCGCGATGCTCGAGACGATCGGCACGCGTCCGGCGGCGAGGTGGTCGAGCACGGGCTGCGGGTCGACGGTGACGACGTCGCCGACGCGGCCCAGGTCGTGCTCGACGCCGTCGACGACGACCCCGCGGCGGCGTCCGCCGAACAGGCCGGCATCCTCTCCGCTGAGTCCCGTGGCGAGCGGACCGTGGGCGTTGACCTTGGCCACGAGCTGCGGGTTGATCTGTCCGGTCAGCACCATGCGCACGACGCTGATGGCCTCGGTCGAGGTGACGCGGTAGCCGCCGCGGAACTCGCTGGGGATGTCGAGGCGGTCGAGCATCGACGAGATCTGCGGGCCGCCGCCGTGCACGACGACGGGTTTGACGCCCACGTAGCGGAGGTAGGCGATGTCGGCGGCGAAGGCGTCCTGCAGCTCGTCGCTGACCATGGCGTTCCCGCCGTACTTCACGACGACGACCTGGTCGCGGTACTTGCGCACCCAGGGCAGCGATTCGACGAGCGTGACCGC
This portion of the Microbacterium testaceum StLB037 genome encodes:
- a CDS encoding heparan-alpha-glucosaminide N-acetyltransferase domain-containing protein produces the protein MASAPELTSRPRRLWARFDGPGRLAGVDLARGLAVLGMLAAHLLDIEDFVPRDPSSWLDVVNGRSSILFAVLAGVSISLVTGGTRPIEGSRRARASARLALRGGLLWAIGILLVLTGVPVYVILPAYALLFALSLPFLGMRPRSLFLTAGALALVMPWIQPVLDAAPIWSGRGGDELASALGWHYPFTVWIAFLLAGMGLGRLDLRLLPEQALIVLAGSALALAGYGLALATVPLTTRNPYLAAVLTAEAHSSGLGEVIGSGGFAIAVIGLCLLLCRTPLRWLAVPLRAVGSMPLTAYVVQLLVWAVVALAVLGDTSDLWGIRALDLFGPLTLGLVVGCTVWVLTVGRGPLETAIDAVVRVVVGRDAGTSPVR
- a CDS encoding acetylornithine transaminase, producing MTADTKWQEDAGRDLVRSFGDRMALFVRGEGAYVWDADGTKYLDFLAGIAVNALGHAHPTFVEAITAQASTLAHVSNYFATPPQLALAARLKRLAGTGESGRVYFGNSGAEANEAAFKLARLHGRGTDRTRILTLKGGFHGRTMGSLALTGKPALQADFLPMVPGVEHIDATIEALEAAVDDRVAALLVEPIQGEAGVVELPEGYLQAAREITARHGALLIIDEIQTGAGRTGAWFGFQHAGIVPDAITVAKGIGGGFPIGALITFGAASDLFFPGTHGSTFGGNALGTAVGGAVLQEIEASGLVENAARRETELRDGIAALGSPLVAGVRGRGLLLGIGLTSPVAKAVVAAAQQHGLIVNAANDDTIRIAPPLTIGDAEISAFLDLFGAALATVSDALILEGAPA
- the argH gene encoding argininosuccinate lyase, with amino-acid sequence MSSETGQATNEGALWGARFSGGPSPELAALSRSTHFDWDLALYDIAGSHAHAAALEAAGYLDAEEAAAMHAGLDELAERVKDGSLVAAPGDEDVHGALERVLIETVGPALGGKLRAGRSRNDQIATLVRLYLLDHARTLTREVLRLIDALVAQADAHAGAIMPGRTHLQHAQPVLLAHHLQAYGWAFTRGIERLRDWSVRASVSPYGGGALAGATLGLDPQLVADRLGLARPAENSLDGTASRDVVAEFAFITAMIGVDLSRLAEDVILWNTREFGFVTLDDAYSTGSSIMPQKKNPDIAELARGKAGRLIGNLSGLLATLKGLPLAYNRDLQEDKEPVFDSVRTLELVLPAFSGMIATLRFHTERMAELAPQGFSLATDVAEWLVRQGVAFRDAHEISGALVRACEEREIGLEDADDALLASVSPSLTPAVREVLTIEGSVSSRTGVGGTAPERVHEQREELVARAQAAARTLLD
- the argF gene encoding ornithine carbamoyltransferase, encoding MTRHLLRDDDLSPAEQAEILDLAIELKKDRWAQKPLAGPQTVAVIFDKSSTRTRVSFAVGIADLGGSPLIISTANSQLGGKETPSDTARVLERQVAAIVWRTYAQAGLEEMARGTRVPVVNALSDDFHPCQLLADLLTIREHKGELKGLTLSFFGDGQSNMAHSYVLAGVTAGMHVRVAAPADYAPRADVIADAERIAAETGGSITLSADPEAAASGADVIVTDTWVSMGKEEEKLARIRDLGGFKVTSELMTRADDDAIFIHCLPADRGYEVDAEVIDGPQSVVWDEAENRLHAQKALLVWLLRQN
- the argB gene encoding acetylglutamate kinase — encoded protein: MTHVDLQDTDPAEASERAVTLVESLPWVRKYRDQVVVVKYGGNAMVSDELQDAFAADIAYLRYVGVKPVVVHGGGPQISSMLDRLDIPSEFRGGYRVTSTEAISVVRMVLTGQINPQLVAKVNAHGPLATGLSGEDAGLFGGRRRGVVVDGVEHDLGRVGDVVTVDPQPVLDHLAAGRVPIVSSIAPDLDHPGNSLNVNADAAAAALAVALNAKKLVVLTDVPGLYADWPNRDSLVSHLTSTELRAMVPTLESGMIPKMQACLDAVDGGVPTAAIIDGRVPHSVLVELFTNKGIGTEVVA